A window of the Drosophila simulans strain w501 chromosome 2L, Prin_Dsim_3.1, whole genome shotgun sequence genome harbors these coding sequences:
- the LOC6731044 gene encoding 26S proteasome non-ATPase regulatory subunit 14 has protein sequence MDRLLRLGGAMPQAAPPTDAPVVDTAEQVYISSLALLKMLKHGRAGVPMEVMGLMLGEFVDDYTVQVIDVFAMPQTGTGVSVEAVDPVFQAKMLDMLKQTGRPEMVVGWYHSHPGFGCWLSGVDINTQQSFEALSERAVAVVVDPIQSVKGKVVIDAFRLINPNMLVLGQEPRQTTSNLGHLQKPSVQALIHGLNRHYYSISINYRKNELEQKMLLNLHKKSWKDGLTLSDYNEHCSINEDTVAEMLDLAKNYNKSLEDEEKMTPEQLAIKNVGKQDPKRHLEEKVDKVMQNNIVQCLGAMLDTIVFK, from the exons ATGGATCGTCTGCTACGTCTTGGAGGTGCTATGCCTCAGGCTGCCCCGCCCACAGATGCGCCCGTCGTGGACACCGCCGAGCAGGTGTACATCTCGTCCTTGGCCCTGCTCAAGATGCTTAAGCACGGACGGGCTGGCGTCCCCATGGAGGTGATGGGTCTGATGCTGGGCGAATTCGTGGACGACTACACGGTGCAGGTCATCGATGTGTTCGCCATGCCGCAAACGGGCACTGGAGTCTCCGTGGAGGCCGTGGATCCCGTCTTCCAGGCCAAGATGTTGGACATGCTGAAGCAGACGGGTCGGCCCGAAATGGTCGTCGGCTGGTATCACTCGCATCCCGGTTTCGGCTGCTGGCTGTCCGGCGTGGACATCAATACGCAGCAATCCTTCGAGGCACTGTCGGAGCGAGCCGTAGCCGTCGTCGTCGATCCCATTCAGTCTGTCAAGGGCAAGGTGGTCATCGATGCCTTCCGCCTGATCAATCCCAACATGCTTGTGCTGGGACAGGAGCCCCGGCAGACAACCTCCAATCTGGGTCATCTGCAAAAGCCTTCCGTGCAGGCCCTGATCCACGGGCTCAATCGCCACTACTACTCGATTAGCATAAACTACCGCAAGAACGAACTGGAGCAGAAGATGCTTCTCAATCTGCACAAAAAGTCGTGGAAGGACGGCCTCACGTTGTCCGACTACAATGAGCACTGTTCCATCAACGAGGACACCGTGGCCGAGATGCTGGATCTCGCCAAGAACTACAACAAG TCACTGGAGGACGAGGAGAAAATGACGCCCGAGCAGCTGGCGATCAAGAACGTGGGCAAGCAGGACCCCAAGCGGCATTTAGAGGAGAAGGTAGACAAGGTTATGCAGAACAATATTGTGCAGTGCCTGGGCGCCATGCTGGACACCATAGTCTTTAAGtga